The genomic region GCCAAGATACCGGGGTCAGGTCAAGGGGACCAGACGTGGGGCCCTGGCGGCTAGCGCCGCCAGCTCCCTCAAATGGCAGATTCATTGCATGATAGTGAGCTGTCTCACGGGGTATCCGGATTGTCAGTGCTATATTGCACTCGCACCCAAGCTCGAGCCTTCCTAGGACAACGCCGTGTCAATCAACTACAAGCTTCTGGCAATCAAGCTCGGTGATGAGATGAAGAACACCACGTCAATCGCAGAGATTGAGCGTACTGCTGGTGCCCTCTTCGACTTCTCCCCAGAATCCTTTGAGGCCAAAGGCGTTACTTCGTCTAGGGCGCAGCTCATCTACAACTGGATCTTGACTCTTGCAGGCCAAACTATGGAGGACGAGAAGAAGTCGTCCCTCCTGCTTGACTTCATCTCAGGTCTTGGGGCAGACGTTTCTAAGTATCTGAACTTCTTTCAAAGCAGAGAAGTACCTCAAGATAGCGAAGAACTTCAGAACTCCAACAAGGTGTTCCTCGTCCACGGTCGTGACGAGATGCTCAAAGAGATGGTTGGTCGATTCCTCGGCCAACTTGGGCTTGAGGTCGTGATCCTAAGCGAACAGGCAAATCAAGGACGAACGGTCATCGAGAAGTTGGAACGGTCATCGAAAGTGGCCTTCTGCGTTGTCTTGCTGACGCCTGATGACATGGGGAGGCTTGCCTCAGACAACGCCTCGGCCCTATGTCCCCGAGCACGTCAGAACGTGATTCTTGAGCTTGGATACTTTACCGGCTACCTTGGCCGAGAACGGGTTTGCGCTCTAGTGTCCGGCCAACTCGAACTTCCCTCCGATACCCATGGGATAGCCTACGTGCCTGTTGATCAGCACGGCGGATGGAAGATGGAGGTGATTCGCGAGCTTAAGAGTGCGGGCCTCACGGTGAATCTAAGTCAGATCTTCGGTGGCTAGAAAGCGTTCGCCCGCCTCTTCTTCAACTCCTCAAACTTTGGCCGAAAGGTGAATGTGTTCTCCAACAACGCGTGCGTGAGTTGGATCAGGTCCTCCGCGTCCTTCTTTGCGACCGTCACATTAACGTCGTGGGCAGCGTCGTTGCCCAGGTCCTTAAACTCCTTCGCCCAGTCGAAGTAGCTCTGATCAATCAACCCCTTCCTTAACAAGGTATCGAGGCGAGCAGCAAGAGTGCCAGAGCCCTCCCCAAGTTCAACGCACATCCCCTCAAGTGCCTTTCTACACAGAATCGCAGAAGCGGTGTAGGCCCTTGCCCGCAGGCACATCACCGCCTCGTCAAATGCCAATCGGATTCGTACTGGAACGGTGTATCTCAACTCGTCGCCGCTAAGTGGATACACTCGTCGAGGTTCACCATATGAGATCCCCTCGCTAAAGTCGTCATACACGTCCCGCACTGCTAAGAGAGGGGAGCTGCAGCGGACGCACGTAACCAAGGTATAGACGTAGGCTTCTCCCTCGTCCTTATCGAAATAGGTCGTCTCACCTACTTGTTTCGTGGTGGTCATTACCTCGCACCACGGACAGTGTAGAACCATACCCGCCTCCCTGGCTCATCGCTACGGATTGCTTTCAACAGAGCGATAATGATCCTATCATCGCTCTGTTGAGGCCAACCAGGGCTAAGAGAAACCCATCGACATCTTCACGATAGCTTCATGCCCATGCTGCCTTCACCTTCGCGCGTACGCGCGCGATATAGTATGCGTGAGTTAGGTGCTGACAGGCAGCTACGCACCCCTTTCAAGATCCCCTTCCAGACCTACATATACTACCTGAAGACCCTTGCGATGCCTCGATCTAGGGGGCTTGTCTAGATGTCTTCCGGTGCTCCAAGATGGGGTAGAGGGCTACCAACTTGAGCCCCGCCAAAGCGAGAGGGACGGGTCTCTAGCAAGACAACCCGCCCCCTCCGGCCCACGATGGAGGTGGACCCTATGCAGTCCATTGTAGATGCTGCCCATGCCCCAGAACAACCCCTCGTGGGCCGGTTGGCTCAATCGCTCGCACTCGCGATGCCGACTCCCTTCTTCACCGACCTGGGCGTCCCTCAGCGGGTTCGAGCACCCGGTCACGTTGACTCTCATCTTGCCTGGATGGTGGTCAATGGGATGCAGGGGCTCCGGCTGGATACGGTCCAGGTGTTCGACGTTCCTGCGATCCGTCAGCTGACCAAGCCCAATCCCAAGATCCCGGCGTGGCAGTTCGTGGCTGATCAGTTTCCCGAGTGGAAACTAGACGAGATGGCGGCCCAAGAACTGACCCGGTGGTTGGTCTGGCACGGGTTCATCCATGAGGCTCTGCTTACGGCTTGGGATCTGCCTGAACTGGCTAGCCTCAATCGTCCCAACGGCAAGCCCGCCGCCAAGTCCTCTGACATCCTCTGGACACCTGAGCAGTGGGAAGCGTTCCTGGTCTCGAAAGACCTCGACGTGCCTGTGGGGTACCTGGGCGAGTTCAACGACTGGCGGGCCGAAACCTTCCGCGAGGGCTACGATCTGTACCTGGTGCTGGAGACCTGCGTCAGCACCCACCGACTTAAGATGGGCACCCTCAAGGGTGACCGCGGCCGCTATCTCTACATCACGTCGGCGGAGATCCTGCGGGCGTTTCAGACTGGGGATGGGCTACCGACGCTGGTCCTGGACTGGATTCGATCGCTGGTCTACTTCGCAGATGTGGATGGTCGGCTCGGAATCCACCGCCTCCTCGCCGCCTTGTGGTGCCACGCATGCATGAACCCGCAGGGGAAGCACCAGGGTCGCCCCGACGATATTGACTCTCACCACATCAACCGGGTATCGCTGGACAATCGCCTGGTGAACAACCTGCCTGTGACTGTCGCTCAGCACTCGGTGATTCACGGGGCTGGGTGGCAGGTGCGGTAGATCTGCGGCAGGGGGTAAGCCCGGGTCATACTCTGGATCTCGGCACGGGGGGCGCCAGAGTATCGCCCAGTGTTTGCCCCCTGCCCCTCGCGGGGCTGGTGGGCAGGGCGGGGCAGATGGTCGCTGCGAGGTGGAGAGGATGGGGCAGGAGTTTCGGCCGATGGCAGCCGGGTCTTGTTGGGGGTGGGCTGGAATCTCCGGCGGATGGTGCCCAGGATCTGGCCCAGGGTAGCCCCGTCCCCTGACGGGTACGGTCGGCCGGGGTGGGCAGAGGGTATGCCGGATACCCGCTCAAGCAGACAGTTTCAGGCAATCACCTTAACCCGGCCTTAACGCACCTTGACACCCGGTGGACCGGGGATGTGCAGCTACCTGGCCGAGCCTCGAAAGGTGGGTGGGATCTCCGCGCGAGAGAAGGAGAGCTGCCCGGGTTCCACCCTAGACGGCCAGGCGAGTGAGGTTCACCAGGTCGGCGGGGGTAGCGCTCCTGCCCGAGGGTGGGCAGTGTGGTGGGCCAAGGGGCTCGCGGGACACTCCACCCGGGGGTGGGTAATGCCGTGGTTGCAGGGTTCTAGCCCACTGGTCTCTCGGCTTCGAGGAGCACCCCGATGGCCGCCTCGACCAACGTCACGAGTTCAGGAAGCCGCTCGGTCACAGTCACCCAGACCACATCGTAGTCCACGTCGATGTAGCCATGAATCGTCCGGTGCCTCATCGCGATGAGGCCTCGCCATGGGATCTCGGGGAAGCGAGCCTGGGTATCCTTGCTGACCTGGTTTGCTGCCTCTCCCGCGATCTCGATGGCCTTGACCAAGCCATAGGCAAGAAGTCGATCGGTGTCGAGGTCCTCTCGGCGTCGGCCTTGGACGAAGCCAAGGGCATCCTTGGCCGCGTCCTTCATGTGCTGAAGTCGGTTGAGGTCAGCCTGCAAGGTACTGGACCTCGGCGGTGTCGAGAACCTCTTGTCGGAAGTAGCGGCTCAGGTCCCCAGCGGTACGAAGGTCCACCTGTCGGCCTATCAGTTCCGAGAGGTCTTGCTGCATCTCGGCCATGGTGAAAAGGTCAGGAGTCCGTCCCGGTTCAAACTCGACCAGCACGTCCACGTCGCTATCTGGCCGGAAGTCGTTTCTCAGGACCGAACCGAAGAGAGCAAGCCGACGAATCCCGTGCTCTTGGCAGAACCGGGCAAGACGGTCGCGGTCGATTCGGATCTTCGGACTCATAGACAGCTCCTCCATACCATCATACCCGAGAGGCCCAAGGGGGGACACTGATGAGGTTGACGAACCTTGATGGAAGGTGCTCCGGATTGATCTAGCTTCTAGACCCAGCCTAGACCCGAAAGAAGAAGCGGGTCTCAACCTCTCGGCTGAAACCCGCTTCTCTTCTAGCTCCGCGTGCTGGACTCGAACCAGCGACCTAGTGATTAACAG from Pantanalinema sp. harbors:
- a CDS encoding nucleotide-binding protein encodes the protein MSINYKLLAIKLGDEMKNTTSIAEIERTAGALFDFSPESFEAKGVTSSRAQLIYNWILTLAGQTMEDEKKSSLLLDFISGLGADVSKYLNFFQSREVPQDSEELQNSNKVFLVHGRDEMLKEMVGRFLGQLGLEVVILSEQANQGRTVIEKLERSSKVAFCVVLLTPDDMGRLASDNASALCPRARQNVILELGYFTGYLGRERVCALVSGQLELPSDTHGIAYVPVDQHGGWKMEVIRELKSAGLTVNLSQIFGG
- a CDS encoding nucleotidyltransferase family protein; its protein translation is MSPKIRIDRDRLARFCQEHGIRRLALFGSVLRNDFRPDSDVDVLVEFEPGRTPDLFTMAEMQQDLSELIGRQVDLRTAGDLSRYFRQEVLDTAEVQYLAG
- a CDS encoding HepT-like ribonuclease domain-containing protein, with amino-acid sequence MKDAAKDALGFVQGRRREDLDTDRLLAYGLVKAIEIAGEAANQVSKDTQARFPEIPWRGLIAMRHRTIHGYIDVDYDVVWVTVTERLPELVTLVEAAIGVLLEAERPVG
- a CDS encoding DUF4145 domain-containing protein, with amino-acid sequence MTTTKQVGETTYFDKDEGEAYVYTLVTCVRCSSPLLAVRDVYDDFSEGISYGEPRRVYPLSGDELRYTVPVRIRLAFDEAVMCLRARAYTASAILCRKALEGMCVELGEGSGTLAARLDTLLRKGLIDQSYFDWAKEFKDLGNDAAHDVNVTVAKKDAEDLIQLTHALLENTFTFRPKFEELKKRRANAF